GTTATTTGCCTTCGCGCCATAGGGTGGTGAGTTCCGGCGGCGCCAGATCTTCCGGAATCAAAAATTCTTGTTCAGTATGGTGTGTTTTCCCTGCGGAAGAAAAATAGATATGAATCCGGTAATAAAACTGATCGCCGCGTCCGGGGGAATCAGGTTTTCCGGGGTCGCGCGCTTGCGGCAGGGCATGGCGGATAGCGGCGCAGATGCGTTCCCGCTCTGACTCCGGCAGGTTGGCCAGGGCAAAACGCCGCAGCCCGGCCAACTTGGGTATCCACGCAATACCGCCTTCACGCGCCAGTTCGACAATGGCGTCATTGGTGAGCGTCGGCAAATTTTTCATAATCCTCCCAGTGAGGACACCACGCCTACTTTTTCCCAGGACTGTTTAACAATGTCAGCGACGGATTGGTCAAAACGCCGTTCGGCGTGCTGGATGGTATATCGGGCGAATACGTCAAAATCGGCGTTCTGCGGCAGCGATTTATCACACAGCGTGTCGTACCATATTCTGCCCGCTTTTTCCCAGGAGTAGCCGCCCAATTCGGTGGCCGCCAGATAGAATGCCCGATTTGGTATGCCTGAGTTGAGGTGTACGCCGCCATTATCTTCACGAGTGTTGATATAGCCGTCCATATGGGATGGTTGCGGATCCCTGCCTAACAACAGATCGTCATACGCGCTTCCCGGTTGAGACATTGAGCGCAGGCCGCTACCGTGGATCCCTTCCGCCAGCAGCTCATCTCCGATCATCCAGTCAGCCTGTTCCACGGTTTGTCCGCGGTGAAATTGTTTCACCATTGAGCCAAAAACGTCGGATAACGATTCGTTCAGCGCGCCGGATTGTCTTAAATAAATAAGCCCGGCTTCGCTCTCAATCACGCCATGTGACAATTCATGCGCCACAATATCGATGGCGATGGTGAAACGATTGAAGATTTTGCCGTCGCCATCGCCAAAAACCATCTGCTGTCCATTCCAGAACGCGTTTTGATACTCTTGACCGTAATGGACGGTTCCCGCCAGCGTTAACCCTTGATTATCGAGGGAGTTGCGTTGGAAGACTTGCCAGAAGAAATCATAGGTGACGCCAAGAAAGTCATAGGCTTCATCGGTAGCGATATCACCGTTGCTGCTCTGGCCCTCTTTACGTACCAGGTTACCCGGCAGCAGCTGTTGGTTTTCCGCATCATAAATTTCGCGATAGGCCTGTCCGGTGGAAGCCAGTTCGTGAGGCGCGGGTCTGGAGTGAGCGCTAACCATCAGCGATTGAACATGCATCAGAGTTTGTTGGGCGCAGCGACGCTGATCCTCGGAACCATTGGCGATAATGCGATGCAGGATGTAGGGCGGGATCACGCTGTGAATCGGTCTGGACCTCATACCTCTGTCTCCTTGATAAAGGTGGCTACTGGCAATTCAGACGATCGAAAGGGGTGGCAGTTAATAATTTACCAAAGTAAGTATAGCTTAGTGGTGTATTACTATATTTTGCGTCGTTTGACTATTGATGTTGTCGCTTTTTCCGGTATCAGCGCGGTAACCTGACTTTCTACCCAGCCATCCTGCAGACGGGTCTTAAGCGTTTCACCCGGCGCGGCTTGGGCGATATTTTTCAGCACCCGGCCATCTGGCGTGGTTGTCACGTTGTAACCCCGCGCCAGCGTCGCCAGCGGGCTTACGCCTTCCAGATGCGAGCAGGCCTCGCCCAGTCTTTGCTTATGCTGACCGAGCTGGCGTTCAAGGGCACGCTGCATCTGGTACTGCAACTGTTGTAAACGTTGTTGCGCGCGATGGATCTTCGGTTGTGGCTGCTGCTGTATCAGCCGTTGTTGTAAACGTTCGCTTCGGCGTGACAACTGTTTGAGCTGTAACTGCATTCCTTCGTCCAGCCGCTGGCGCAGTTTGACCAGTTGAGTCTGCTGACGCGCCAGCCGCAGCTGTGGATGCTGCTGCTGTAAGCGGTGATGCAGGCGGGTGAATTCTCGACTGCGCTGGGCAAGGTAATAATCCATCGCCATTTCTAACCTCTGGCGTTGAGATTGTAGCTGGCGAATTAGTTCGAGTTGGTTACGGCTGACCAGTTCCGCGGCGGCTGACGGCGTAGGGGCGCGTAAATCACCGACGAAATCGGCGATGGTGACATCGGTTTCATGGCCGACCGCGCTGACGATGGGAATACGACTGGCGAAAATAGCCCGGGCGACCCGTTCATCGTTAAAGCTCCATAGGTCTTCTAGCGAACCGCCGCCGCGGCCCACAATCAAGACGTCACATTCGTCGCGCAGATTCGCCAGTTCGATCGCGCGCACAATCTGTAGCGGCGCTTCAGCGCCCTGCACCGCGGTGGGGTAAACCACCACCGGCAGCGACGGATCCCGGCGTTGCAAGACCTGTAAGATATCGTGCAAGGCGGCGCCGCTGGCTGAAGTGATCACCCCAACCTGTTTGGCCGGGCTGGGCAATACCTGCTTAAACTGCTGATCGAAAATCCCTTCCGCGGCAAGGCGTTGCTTTAATTGTTCAAACTGCTGTTGCAACAGGCCATCGCCGGCCGGCTGCATACTTTCCGCCAGCAGTTGGTAATCACCGCGTGGTTCATACAGCGTAATCGACGCGCGTATCAGCACCTGCTGGCCGTTTTGCGGGCGGAAGGTGACGCGGCGGTTACTGTTGCGAAACATGGCGCAGCGTACCTGCGCGCGCTCATCTTTCAGCGTGAAATACCAGTGGCCGGAGGAAGGTTGAGAAAGGTTGGAGATTTCACCGGAAAGCCATATCTGACCCATTTCCATTTCCAGCAGCTGCCGAACCGTCTGATTCAGGCGGCTAACGGTGAAAATTGCAGAAGAGGGAAACTGAGACATTGTGAGCCAGATCAAATATTA
This window of the Brenneria goodwinii genome carries:
- a CDS encoding M4 family metallopeptidase — encoded protein: MRSRPIHSVIPPYILHRIIANGSEDQRRCAQQTLMHVQSLMVSAHSRPAPHELASTGQAYREIYDAENQQLLPGNLVRKEGQSSNGDIATDEAYDFLGVTYDFFWQVFQRNSLDNQGLTLAGTVHYGQEYQNAFWNGQQMVFGDGDGKIFNRFTIAIDIVAHELSHGVIESEAGLIYLRQSGALNESLSDVFGSMVKQFHRGQTVEQADWMIGDELLAEGIHGSGLRSMSQPGSAYDDLLLGRDPQPSHMDGYINTREDNGGVHLNSGIPNRAFYLAATELGGYSWEKAGRIWYDTLCDKSLPQNADFDVFARYTIQHAERRFDQSVADIVKQSWEKVGVVSSLGGL
- the xseA gene encoding exodeoxyribonuclease VII large subunit, yielding MSQFPSSAIFTVSRLNQTVRQLLEMEMGQIWLSGEISNLSQPSSGHWYFTLKDERAQVRCAMFRNSNRRVTFRPQNGQQVLIRASITLYEPRGDYQLLAESMQPAGDGLLQQQFEQLKQRLAAEGIFDQQFKQVLPSPAKQVGVITSASGAALHDILQVLQRRDPSLPVVVYPTAVQGAEAPLQIVRAIELANLRDECDVLIVGRGGGSLEDLWSFNDERVARAIFASRIPIVSAVGHETDVTIADFVGDLRAPTPSAAAELVSRNQLELIRQLQSQRQRLEMAMDYYLAQRSREFTRLHHRLQQQHPQLRLARQQTQLVKLRQRLDEGMQLQLKQLSRRSERLQQRLIQQQPQPKIHRAQQRLQQLQYQMQRALERQLGQHKQRLGEACSHLEGVSPLATLARGYNVTTTPDGRVLKNIAQAAPGETLKTRLQDGWVESQVTALIPEKATTSIVKRRKI
- a CDS encoding protealysin inhibitor emfourin, which translates into the protein MKNLPTLTNDAIVELAREGGIAWIPKLAGLRRFALANLPESERERICAAIRHALPQARDPGKPDSPGRGDQFYYRIHIYFSSAGKTHHTEQEFLIPEDLAPPELTTLWREGK